The Dethiosulfovibrio peptidovorans DSM 11002 genome has a window encoding:
- the recA gene encoding recombinase RecA encodes MAAKKKTMTREDILEVAIDDIRSKFGDGSIMRLGDDTLANVEVIPTGILPLDVALGIGGFPRGRIVEVFGPEGSGKTTLALHALAEAQKAGGVAAFIDAEHALDPRLAQSLGVNVADLYIAQPDSGEQALYILETLVRSGAVDIVVVDSVAALTPQAEIDGKIGDTQVGLQARLMSYSLRRLTSAISKSNSIVVFINQLRATISTGYSRGPSETTTGGRALKFYTSVRVEVKRGKSVTKGDDTIGHELWIKVVKNKQAPPFRTAHTTLVYGKGIPNNMSTVDMAIDAGVIKRKGSWLAYKGETLGQGKDNVANYLEEHPDLNEEIVKAVLDEAAKGLGFDIGKDPKDSDEDMDLPSPVIDVDEEVMDLAVEDDGNDEGDKKDQNTV; translated from the coding sequence GTGGCCGCAAAGAAAAAGACCATGACCAGAGAGGATATCCTGGAGGTAGCCATAGACGATATCAGGAGCAAATTCGGCGATGGCTCCATAATGCGTCTCGGAGACGATACTTTGGCAAATGTGGAGGTAATCCCGACAGGTATTCTCCCTCTGGACGTAGCGCTGGGCATCGGAGGTTTTCCCAGGGGAAGGATCGTTGAGGTCTTCGGTCCCGAGGGAAGCGGAAAGACCACCCTGGCCCTTCACGCCTTAGCGGAAGCTCAGAAAGCGGGAGGGGTAGCGGCGTTTATCGACGCCGAGCATGCTCTGGACCCCAGACTGGCCCAATCTCTAGGCGTCAACGTGGCCGATCTCTATATAGCTCAACCGGACAGCGGGGAACAGGCCCTCTATATACTGGAGACCCTGGTCAGAAGCGGTGCCGTAGACATCGTGGTGGTGGACTCGGTAGCCGCTCTGACCCCTCAGGCGGAGATAGACGGCAAGATAGGCGACACCCAGGTCGGACTACAGGCTAGACTCATGTCCTACAGTCTTCGTCGTTTGACCTCTGCCATATCCAAGAGCAACAGCATAGTGGTCTTCATAAACCAGCTGAGAGCGACCATATCGACCGGATACAGCAGAGGACCGTCGGAGACCACCACCGGAGGAAGAGCCCTCAAATTCTATACATCCGTAAGGGTAGAGGTAAAAAGAGGAAAGTCCGTAACCAAAGGGGACGACACCATAGGACACGAACTTTGGATAAAGGTGGTCAAGAACAAACAGGCCCCTCCCTTCAGGACCGCCCATACCACCTTGGTTTACGGAAAGGGTATCCCCAACAACATGTCTACGGTGGATATGGCCATAGACGCCGGGGTCATAAAGAGAAAAGGCTCCTGGCTGGCCTATAAAGGCGAGACCCTAGGACAGGGTAAGGACAACGTGGCCAACTATCTGGAGGAACATCCGGACTTGAACGAAGAAATAGTCAAGGCCGTTCTGGATGAGGCGGCAAAAGGACTCGGATTCGACATCGGCAAAGACCCGAAAGACTCCGACGAAGATATGGACCTGCCCTCCCCTGTAATAGACGTGGACGAAGAGGTTATGGATCTCGCGGTAGAGGACGATGGGAACGACGAAGGAGATAAGAAAGACCAGAATACAGTATAA
- the thpR gene encoding RNA 2',3'-cyclic phosphodiesterase — protein MTIVRSFLALPIPEKLRVLAEELIVQGRREFRSPRWVRGEHLHLTLRFFGELEEKAYRRLAKSLKTAFSDAPSVEGMALGEVGCFRRKGSISVIWMAVEERDRQITRLAELAEKTAVETGLSPERRPFRPHMTLARCHGRSEDIVAYDCVRERWSPTPFFPVEKALLLRSELTPTGPIYSVEGEYPLTTRRGGR, from the coding sequence TTGACCATCGTCAGGTCGTTCCTGGCCCTTCCGATTCCGGAAAAGCTCAGGGTTCTCGCGGAAGAGCTCATCGTCCAGGGAAGAAGGGAATTCAGGTCTCCCCGATGGGTCAGAGGGGAGCACCTCCACCTTACACTACGTTTTTTCGGAGAGTTGGAGGAGAAAGCCTACCGGAGATTGGCGAAAAGCCTGAAGACAGCCTTCTCTGACGCTCCCTCGGTGGAGGGAATGGCCCTGGGGGAGGTCGGCTGTTTCAGACGCAAGGGATCCATCTCCGTTATCTGGATGGCAGTGGAGGAAAGAGACCGTCAAATTACCAGGCTGGCGGAATTGGCGGAAAAAACGGCGGTCGAGACCGGTTTATCGCCGGAGAGACGGCCCTTCAGGCCTCACATGACCTTGGCCAGGTGTCACGGCCGAAGCGAGGACATAGTCGCCTACGATTGCGTAAGGGAAAGATGGTCTCCTACTCCCTTTTTCCCAGTGGAGAAAGCCCTCCTCCTGAGGAGCGAGCTTACCCCAACCGGTCCTATATACTCCGTAGAAGGAGAATACCCACTTACAACACGACGAGGAGGTCGATGA
- a CDS encoding CinA family protein, giving the protein MIDLFPADIKDLSLRLKELCLDGKVKIALAESCTGGLIGGAVTEIAGSSAYFQGTAGTYSNEAKEKILSVSPEVIAKHGAVSSECAEAMAEGALKLYEANMVISVTGVAGPDGGSEEKPVGTVWFGIAGTGRSPSSFRKNFSGERSTIRMKTVRVALETLISGLGGALV; this is encoded by the coding sequence GTGATTGACTTGTTCCCCGCGGATATAAAGGACCTGAGCCTACGGTTGAAGGAACTATGCCTAGACGGTAAAGTCAAGATAGCCCTCGCCGAATCCTGCACAGGCGGGCTGATAGGAGGGGCAGTCACCGAGATAGCAGGAAGCTCCGCCTACTTTCAGGGAACCGCCGGAACCTACTCCAACGAAGCCAAGGAAAAAATCCTGTCCGTATCTCCCGAGGTGATCGCGAAACACGGAGCCGTCAGTTCCGAATGCGCGGAGGCCATGGCGGAAGGAGCCTTGAAACTATACGAAGCTAACATGGTTATCTCCGTGACGGGGGTAGCTGGCCCGGATGGAGGATCGGAGGAGAAGCCGGTCGGAACTGTGTGGTTCGGTATCGCCGGAACCGGAAGGAGTCCGTCGTCTTTCAGGAAGAACTTCTCCGGAGAACGTTCGACCATCCGTATGAAAACGGTCCGTGTCGCCCTAGAGACCTTGATATCCGGGCTGGGAGGAGCTTTAGTTTGA
- a CDS encoding phosphatidylglycerophosphatase A — translation MASPTKEIRRDFPWALSTLFGLGTFSSMPGTVGSAVCCLIVMPVVSTPLLLFLIVLFSVLGVWGAEKYSRDRGLSDPSEVIVDEAVGVWISMLGHVTSVAASGYLLPALFLFRVFDILKPIPVSTAEKLPGGWGIMADDVVAGILANLLLWVFRWIFIGDGFVRLFG, via the coding sequence ATGGCTAGTCCTACGAAGGAAATACGGAGGGATTTCCCCTGGGCCCTATCCACCCTTTTCGGTCTGGGCACTTTCTCCTCCATGCCAGGTACTGTAGGATCCGCCGTATGCTGTCTGATCGTGATGCCGGTGGTATCGACTCCATTGTTGCTCTTTCTCATAGTACTCTTCTCCGTTCTCGGAGTATGGGGAGCGGAAAAATACTCTAGGGATAGAGGACTATCCGATCCGTCGGAGGTCATAGTGGACGAGGCCGTAGGGGTGTGGATATCCATGCTTGGTCACGTCACCTCGGTAGCTGCCTCTGGCTATCTGCTTCCCGCTTTGTTCCTCTTCAGGGTCTTCGACATACTCAAGCCTATCCCGGTTTCCACCGCCGAGAAACTCCCCGGAGGATGGGGGATAATGGCCGACGACGTCGTGGCAGGCATATTGGCCAACCTGTTGCTGTGGGTTTTCAGATGGATATTCATAGGAGACGGTTTCGTCCGTCTTTTCGGGTGA
- the rimO gene encoding 30S ribosomal protein S12 methylthiotransferase RimO, with translation MKKIYILTLGCPKNSVDSEVLAGRFEPENWTLVDRVEECDIAIVNTCGFIQPAVEESIDVILDLEEMKAQGTLEKICVVGCLVNRYGEDLKKEFPSVDLWAEAEDWDSLSRALGIDSPRRGRRILTESPWTRYLKVGEGCDTRCSFCTIPSIRGPLRSREPKDIVAEAVKLAEEGAKELCLVGQDLTVYGSDLSKRGSLSGLLDAMEAELPEDIWLRLFYLHPSRVDEASLERVLNSSRILPWLDIPIQHVDADVLRRMNRPPVEEHIRKLFKAGRRMFPDFAFRTTIMVGFPGETEKAFQSLLDFVEDVAFDRLGAFTFCPEEGTPAALMPDQIPQDEKDRRYAELMELQQGISLARQRGFVGKEMDVLIEEVDEEDGTRWGRSFRDAPEIDGLVSISGAKDDVPGDMVRVSITDASEYDLFGERVRSDG, from the coding sequence ATGAAAAAAATCTACATCCTCACCTTAGGCTGTCCTAAAAACTCGGTGGACAGCGAGGTATTGGCCGGTAGATTCGAGCCAGAAAATTGGACCCTGGTCGACCGGGTGGAAGAATGCGATATAGCCATAGTCAATACCTGCGGTTTCATTCAGCCAGCGGTGGAGGAGAGCATCGATGTTATCCTGGATCTGGAGGAGATGAAGGCACAGGGGACATTGGAGAAAATCTGTGTTGTCGGATGTCTGGTCAACAGATACGGAGAGGACCTCAAAAAAGAGTTTCCCTCGGTCGACCTTTGGGCCGAGGCTGAGGATTGGGACTCCCTGTCGAGGGCATTAGGGATCGATTCGCCTCGACGAGGCCGACGGATTCTGACAGAATCGCCTTGGACCAGATATCTCAAGGTCGGCGAGGGGTGCGATACCAGGTGTTCTTTCTGCACCATCCCCTCCATCAGAGGCCCTCTTAGAAGCAGGGAACCCAAGGATATCGTGGCCGAAGCAGTCAAACTGGCGGAGGAGGGAGCCAAGGAGCTCTGTCTGGTGGGGCAGGACCTGACCGTTTACGGCTCGGATCTCTCGAAGCGGGGTTCCCTGTCCGGACTTTTGGACGCTATGGAAGCCGAACTCCCGGAGGATATATGGCTCAGGCTTTTTTACCTTCATCCGTCAAGGGTCGACGAGGCTTCCCTGGAGAGGGTATTGAACAGCTCCAGGATATTGCCCTGGCTCGACATACCGATACAGCACGTAGACGCAGACGTGTTGCGCAGGATGAATCGCCCTCCTGTGGAAGAGCATATCAGAAAGCTGTTTAAAGCCGGACGAAGGATGTTCCCGGACTTCGCCTTCAGAACCACCATAATGGTGGGCTTCCCTGGAGAGACGGAAAAAGCCTTTCAGTCCTTGCTTGACTTCGTGGAGGACGTAGCCTTCGATCGACTAGGGGCCTTTACCTTCTGTCCCGAAGAGGGTACCCCGGCGGCTCTCATGCCGGATCAGATTCCTCAGGACGAGAAGGACAGAAGATACGCCGAGTTGATGGAGCTTCAACAGGGCATATCTCTAGCGAGACAAAGAGGGTTCGTAGGAAAAGAGATGGACGTTCTAATAGAAGAGGTGGACGAGGAAGACGGAACCAGATGGGGCCGATCTTTCAGGGACGCTCCCGAGATAGACGGTTTGGTGTCGATATCGGGAGCCAAGGACGATGTGCCGGGCGACATGGTTAGGGTCTCTATAACCGACGCCTCGGAATACGACCTCTTCGGGGAGAGGGTACGTTCTGATGGCTAG
- a CDS encoding helix-turn-helix domain-containing protein, protein MNESFDDVDVREPDRFDDLNSDNYESLASLGDRLREERNRQGFTLDYVADETKIRKSYLESIELGEMDVFNGNVYRRGFVKKYLGFLGRMDLWKSYDPILVENVSDKKPEPQPALGDFTPPARGFRKGSRKGVFLLLMAVIISAGWYVWSNREGLHDEVVRIQEEKVAEQEKREGEAKLLAARQREIAAASADLASSDISEVALAGASVDSAVSSSPASVESDIPILTIKALKDSWIRITREGERVFGGTLKAGATSEVEATGLIHVIYGRPETLSVNWNGKRVDPSTEGAGPVHFVYSSDGTQKAITSDEAEALWKEPSRSVSAEKADTEEKPAPVPKKLLIRATKGDCWIKATRDGKTVYVGTLKKGDQREMDLTSSIKVIFGNPTAVAVSLDGKDAGRPGTPGRVGRIVYETDGSVRDVSEQ, encoded by the coding sequence ATGAATGAATCCTTTGACGATGTTGACGTTAGAGAACCAGATCGCTTCGACGATCTTAATTCCGATAACTACGAGTCCTTGGCATCTTTGGGAGACAGGCTCAGAGAGGAGAGAAACAGACAGGGCTTTACCCTGGACTACGTGGCGGACGAGACCAAGATCAGAAAGTCTTACCTGGAGAGCATAGAGCTCGGAGAGATGGACGTCTTCAACGGAAACGTCTACAGGAGGGGATTCGTCAAGAAATATCTGGGCTTCCTCGGCCGTATGGATCTGTGGAAATCCTACGATCCCATTCTGGTTGAGAATGTCAGTGATAAAAAACCCGAACCCCAGCCGGCGCTGGGAGATTTCACCCCTCCGGCCAGGGGGTTTCGCAAGGGCTCTAGAAAAGGAGTCTTCCTGTTGCTGATGGCGGTGATCATCTCTGCCGGATGGTACGTCTGGTCCAACAGGGAGGGGCTACACGACGAGGTGGTCAGAATACAGGAGGAAAAAGTGGCCGAACAGGAGAAGAGGGAGGGAGAGGCCAAGCTCTTGGCTGCCAGACAGAGAGAGATAGCTGCGGCCTCCGCCGACTTGGCCTCCTCCGATATTTCCGAGGTGGCATTAGCCGGGGCCTCGGTGGATTCAGCCGTGTCATCGTCCCCTGCCTCGGTTGAATCGGACATCCCGATATTGACTATAAAGGCCCTGAAGGATTCCTGGATTCGAATAACCAGAGAGGGCGAAAGGGTCTTCGGCGGAACCCTCAAGGCCGGAGCCACCTCCGAGGTGGAGGCCACCGGCCTCATACACGTAATATACGGTCGTCCAGAAACCCTGAGTGTGAACTGGAACGGCAAGCGGGTCGATCCCTCCACCGAGGGTGCCGGTCCGGTGCACTTCGTCTACTCCTCCGACGGAACCCAGAAGGCCATCACCTCCGATGAGGCGGAGGCCCTCTGGAAGGAGCCGAGTCGATCCGTATCCGCCGAAAAGGCCGATACGGAAGAAAAGCCGGCTCCAGTCCCCAAAAAGTTGCTTATAAGAGCCACCAAGGGGGATTGTTGGATCAAGGCCACCAGAGATGGAAAGACCGTCTACGTCGGTACCCTGAAAAAAGGCGACCAGAGGGAGATGGATCTGACGTCCTCGATAAAGGTTATTTTCGGCAATCCTACCGCCGTGGCCGTATCATTGGACGGCAAGGACGCCGGGCGTCCCGGGACTCCCGGACGGGTCGGGCGAATTGTCTATGAAACGGACGGTTCCGTCAGGGACGTGTCCGAACAATGA
- the rpe gene encoding ribulose-phosphate 3-epimerase, producing MARQISLNPGSLRIAPSLLSADPLSMSDSIASLNGTHDWLHVDVMDGHFVPNLSYGSALVGALRKAYPDEVLDVHLMVEPPESFIESFLDKNPDFLTVHVEATPHLHRVLSRIRERGARPGVVLNPGTPVDAIFPVLSMVDMVLVMSVNPGFGGQSFIPETLSKLVDLCRLRASRKLSFLIEIDGGVGAGNVAEIVRFGADVAVMGSAVFGTDDPGKTVEKIRKIALEGSKI from the coding sequence ATGGCAAGACAGATATCGCTAAACCCGGGGAGCCTCAGGATAGCCCCTTCCCTGTTGTCGGCGGACCCCCTGTCCATGTCCGACAGCATAGCGTCGCTAAACGGAACTCACGACTGGCTTCACGTCGACGTGATGGACGGTCATTTCGTCCCTAATCTTTCCTACGGCTCCGCTTTGGTAGGGGCTCTGAGGAAGGCTTATCCTGACGAGGTCCTGGACGTCCACCTGATGGTAGAGCCTCCGGAGTCTTTCATAGAGAGCTTCCTGGATAAAAATCCCGATTTTCTCACGGTACACGTCGAGGCGACTCCTCATCTTCACAGGGTCCTGAGCCGTATAAGGGAGAGAGGAGCACGTCCCGGAGTTGTCCTTAATCCCGGCACCCCTGTAGACGCGATATTCCCGGTGTTGTCCATGGTGGACATGGTCCTGGTGATGTCGGTAAATCCCGGTTTCGGTGGACAGTCTTTCATACCGGAGACGTTATCCAAGCTCGTCGACCTTTGCAGGCTCAGGGCGTCGAGAAAACTTTCGTTCCTGATAGAGATCGACGGAGGCGTCGGTGCCGGCAATGTAGCTGAGATAGTCAGGTTCGGTGCCGACGTGGCTGTCATGGGCAGCGCCGTTTTCGGCACCGACGATCCGGGGAAAACGGTAGAAAAGATCAGAAAAATAGCCTTGGAGGGATCAAAAATATGA
- a CDS encoding PASTA domain-containing protein — MKKVIRLSLVLVLLAILGSAGAVFYLVFFGGESVVVPPMVGASVLDAVDMVERMGLQVRVDQEESLEPRGTVIAQWPQSGVKVNSEKIIILKVSKGGYKKALPDLRGMEFSRATAKLQELEFLLGDVIRVVNDKPSGVVVAQNPAAPVMISRTRPVSLLVSMGPEKSSSGRIVVPDVLGKDEESARKLVAQSGLSVSVEYVYTQSSPPGMAISLKPKAGTSLPPGGNVTVKVSTMRQSAKPPRPVEDERPAASSAPMEITVPGSTTQLGTQTTVSTQPSKPSSGGARIVVVPGEDASGPRPAPGPEDGQSQQKPAQGRPETPPSTSEPGKTAKIRYQVPPLTKPLQLKIEIIDKKGARTLVEKEVSGGEYVSLDGTYVGEAAVTIYLGGEFVWQDRYR, encoded by the coding sequence ATGAAGAAAGTCATCCGTTTGAGCTTGGTATTGGTGCTGCTGGCGATCCTTGGTTCCGCCGGTGCGGTCTTCTACTTGGTATTTTTCGGCGGAGAGTCGGTGGTCGTGCCTCCTATGGTTGGGGCCTCCGTCCTCGACGCCGTGGACATGGTGGAACGTATGGGACTCCAGGTCAGAGTGGATCAGGAGGAATCTCTCGAGCCGAGGGGAACCGTCATAGCCCAGTGGCCTCAATCCGGGGTCAAGGTGAACAGCGAGAAGATCATCATACTCAAGGTCAGCAAGGGAGGGTATAAAAAAGCCCTTCCAGACCTGAGGGGAATGGAGTTCTCAAGGGCCACCGCAAAGCTCCAGGAACTGGAATTTCTTCTTGGGGACGTCATAAGAGTTGTAAACGACAAACCCTCGGGAGTCGTTGTTGCTCAGAACCCGGCCGCTCCCGTTATGATAAGCCGTACTAGGCCGGTGTCCCTTCTAGTGAGTATGGGACCGGAGAAAAGCAGCTCCGGCAGAATAGTGGTTCCGGATGTCCTGGGAAAGGACGAAGAGTCAGCCAGAAAACTGGTCGCTCAAAGCGGCTTGTCCGTCTCTGTGGAGTACGTCTACACCCAGTCTTCGCCTCCAGGGATGGCCATATCACTGAAGCCTAAAGCGGGAACCTCTCTGCCACCTGGGGGCAACGTTACGGTGAAGGTTTCCACTATGAGGCAATCGGCAAAACCTCCCAGGCCGGTGGAAGACGAAAGACCTGCTGCATCTAGCGCCCCGATGGAGATAACCGTTCCCGGAAGTACTACCCAGCTAGGGACCCAGACGACCGTTTCCACTCAGCCATCGAAGCCCTCTTCCGGCGGAGCCAGGATCGTCGTGGTTCCCGGGGAGGATGCTTCTGGACCGAGACCTGCTCCGGGACCAGAAGACGGACAGTCTCAGCAGAAACCGGCACAGGGTCGTCCTGAGACTCCTCCCTCGACGTCGGAGCCCGGCAAGACTGCCAAGATCAGGTATCAGGTGCCGCCTCTTACCAAGCCGTTGCAGTTGAAGATAGAGATCATCGACAAAAAGGGAGCCAGAACCTTGGTCGAGAAAGAGGTTTCAGGTGGTGAATATGTCTCCCTCGACGGAACCTACGTCGGAGAGGCCGCGGTTACAATATATCTCGGAGGAGAATTCGTATGGCAAGACAGATATCGCTAA
- a CDS encoding RsmB/NOP family class I SAM-dependent RNA methyltransferase, translating to MIEKRKKEGSRPHGGIGRDRKGSRKSGNGGDKGPLRGIEAALEVWREVRRGRFASESLRAISDRVSEKDRPLAATLVYSLIRRESLWKEIVGRFLKTGSSGVSPAVRDALMVGAAGSLELRTFEPRVLVNALVEWTKCRDERGSRVVNAVLRRIVEGGPEILAEIERSVAFSDLAMRSGVPLWAAKSWESSFGRIEGRALIELHSQPVSLALRVSTGVDRSEMVQRLEEGGVPAVESPDLPFSIRLEGTALPTILPGYDEGKITPQSESSMLVPLAFTGRGKFSRLLDMCAGRGGKTGQLAQAFPEACLEGWDLSGPRIKAALKEMERLGISDRVKLSVGDSMELDPSFLPDGVLLDAPCSGSGTWRRHPESKWRLSQDELARYGAMQAKLLGRALDLVSTGGTVLYCTCSLFREENEQVVAKVMSGRSDVVELEPPHELVSRCRKGRPWGYYTWPDNPWTDGFYMALLTVTA from the coding sequence GTGATAGAAAAAAGGAAAAAAGAGGGCAGCCGGCCTCATGGAGGAATCGGTAGAGACAGAAAAGGGTCTAGAAAGAGCGGAAATGGCGGGGACAAGGGCCCCCTTAGAGGGATAGAGGCGGCTCTGGAGGTATGGAGAGAGGTTAGAAGAGGGCGCTTCGCCAGCGAGAGTCTGAGGGCCATCTCCGACAGGGTATCCGAGAAGGATCGTCCCTTGGCGGCCACCTTGGTGTATTCTCTGATACGGAGGGAATCTCTCTGGAAGGAGATAGTGGGACGGTTCCTGAAAACCGGGAGCAGCGGGGTTTCACCTGCGGTTCGCGACGCCTTGATGGTAGGAGCCGCCGGAAGCCTGGAACTTAGGACCTTCGAACCAAGGGTCCTAGTTAACGCCCTGGTAGAATGGACGAAGTGTAGAGACGAACGGGGTTCCAGGGTCGTGAACGCCGTGCTGCGTCGCATAGTAGAGGGCGGCCCCGAGATTCTGGCAGAGATAGAACGCAGTGTCGCCTTTTCGGACCTCGCTATGAGGTCCGGGGTACCTCTGTGGGCGGCGAAATCCTGGGAAAGCTCCTTCGGTAGAATCGAAGGACGTGCCCTGATAGAGCTCCACTCTCAGCCCGTATCCCTGGCACTGAGGGTCTCTACAGGAGTTGATAGGTCCGAGATGGTCCAGCGTCTTGAGGAGGGGGGGGTCCCCGCTGTCGAGTCACCGGATCTGCCCTTTTCCATTCGGCTGGAGGGCACGGCTCTGCCCACCATATTGCCCGGTTACGACGAGGGCAAGATAACCCCTCAGAGCGAGTCCTCCATGTTGGTCCCTCTCGCCTTTACCGGAAGAGGGAAGTTCTCTCGTCTTTTGGATATGTGTGCCGGCAGAGGCGGAAAGACCGGACAGCTGGCTCAGGCTTTTCCCGAAGCTTGCCTGGAGGGGTGGGATCTGTCCGGACCTAGGATAAAGGCGGCGCTCAAGGAGATGGAGCGGTTGGGAATCTCCGATAGGGTTAAACTCTCCGTTGGAGACTCTATGGAACTGGATCCGTCTTTCCTTCCCGATGGTGTACTTCTGGACGCTCCCTGTTCCGGCAGCGGTACATGGCGTCGTCATCCCGAGTCCAAATGGAGGCTTTCCCAGGACGAACTGGCACGCTACGGAGCTATGCAGGCAAAACTGCTGGGTAGAGCGCTGGACCTCGTCTCCACCGGGGGAACCGTGCTTTACTGTACCTGTAGCCTTTTCCGAGAGGAAAACGAACAGGTCGTCGCCAAGGTCATGTCCGGAAGGTCCGACGTCGTAGAGTTGGAGCCGCCTCACGAGCTTGTCTCCCGATGTAGAAAAGGCCGTCCCTGGGGCTATTACACATGGCCGGACAATCCTTGGACCGACGGATTCTACATGGCTCTGTTGACTGTTACCGCCTGA
- a CDS encoding DUF6391 domain-containing protein encodes MPLLIILALMFFMPWLGFMLLLTVGLFLVVMIPLGFAASSFFWALAGPSQLFKMLFDKKVRKNHALEHATARVLSYRGYPGLAGEADGRGFSIRGLPDPSLVFDAAQEARDRLVSGESELAIHPRCGTTVVVVNTLSSLIFIALLITTGSMSLFSVILALVAAQILGPLVSPWVQRHVTIDPDVRSLRVAGVELRSSNRMVFGAAVRMADSVYVSTVDDSGVIDAEVV; translated from the coding sequence GTGCCCCTTTTGATAATATTGGCCCTGATGTTCTTCATGCCCTGGTTGGGCTTTATGTTGCTTCTGACGGTGGGATTGTTTCTCGTGGTAATGATCCCCTTGGGATTCGCGGCGAGCTCTTTTTTCTGGGCTTTGGCTGGCCCGTCCCAGCTCTTTAAGATGCTTTTCGATAAAAAGGTCAGAAAGAACCACGCTCTGGAACACGCTACAGCGAGAGTTTTATCCTACAGAGGATATCCCGGTCTCGCCGGAGAGGCCGATGGCAGGGGGTTCAGCATCAGAGGTCTCCCCGATCCTTCGCTGGTCTTCGATGCCGCTCAGGAGGCCAGAGATCGTCTGGTCTCGGGAGAGTCGGAGCTTGCCATACATCCCCGATGTGGCACCACCGTGGTGGTGGTCAATACCCTTTCGTCCCTGATATTCATAGCGTTGTTGATCACCACCGGATCCATGAGTCTGTTTTCCGTGATATTGGCTCTGGTGGCGGCTCAGATCTTGGGCCCGTTGGTCAGCCCCTGGGTGCAGAGACACGTGACTATCGATCCCGACGTGAGATCTCTTCGCGTTGCCGGTGTGGAACTGCGTTCGTCGAACAGAATGGTGTTTGGTGCGGCTGTACGGATGGCCGATTCCGTCTACGTCAGCACCGTCGACGATAGCGGAGTGATAGATGCGGAGGTCGTTTAA
- a CDS encoding zinc metallopeptidase, producing MFPFFFDPTMVLLLPALLLAFWAQARVKSTFAQYSHVASRRGVTGSDVARALLMQFGLSDVPVRPIAGNLTDHYDPGSRSLSLSDSVYGSTSIAAIGVAAHEVGHAIQHQEGYMPLQFRNAIVPVVNIGSMAAFPLFFIGLLFRGQTLMNVGIVLFLGVLVFHLVTLPVELDASSRALKVLDGTGMLASDELVGARKVLNAAALTYVSATVMAAAQLIRLLVLRNMFGGDD from the coding sequence ATGTTCCCCTTCTTTTTCGATCCTACGATGGTCTTGCTTTTGCCGGCTCTTCTGCTCGCTTTTTGGGCTCAGGCCAGGGTCAAGTCCACCTTCGCTCAGTACAGCCATGTGGCTTCCCGTAGGGGAGTTACCGGTTCGGACGTCGCCAGAGCCCTACTGATGCAGTTCGGCCTGTCCGATGTTCCGGTCCGTCCTATTGCGGGCAACCTGACGGATCATTACGATCCCGGAAGCAGAAGCCTTAGCCTGTCCGACTCGGTATACGGAAGCACCAGCATAGCGGCTATCGGCGTCGCCGCCCATGAGGTAGGCCATGCCATACAGCACCAGGAAGGCTATATGCCTCTTCAGTTCAGAAACGCCATAGTTCCGGTCGTCAACATCGGATCCATGGCCGCATTTCCGTTGTTTTTCATAGGACTTCTCTTCAGAGGTCAGACCCTGATGAACGTGGGAATAGTGCTGTTTCTGGGAGTGTTGGTTTTTCATCTGGTTACCTTGCCGGTCGAGCTGGACGCCAGTTCGAGGGCCCTTAAGGTCCTGGACGGAACGGGAATGCTGGCTTCCGACGAGTTGGTAGGTGCCAGAAAGGTGCTCAACGCAGCCGCACTGACATACGTTTCGGCCACGGTGATGGCCGCGGCTCAGCTGATCCGGCTTTTGGTCTTGAGAAATATGTTTGGCGGGGACGATTAA